A DNA window from Deltaproteobacteria bacterium contains the following coding sequences:
- a CDS encoding AbrB/MazE/SpoVT family DNA-binding domain-containing protein — protein sequence MKARIIQIGKAKGVRLPNKLVKVAHLREEVELAAAPGHITIHSAARPRAGWSASAKRMRERGEDRLVAPVPATKFDEEEWRWR from the coding sequence ATGAAAGCGCGCATCATTCAAATCGGCAAAGCAAAAGGCGTTCGACTTCCAAATAAATTGGTCAAAGTGGCCCATCTCAGGGAAGAGGTCGAACTCGCAGCGGCACCTGGGCATATCACTATTCACAGCGCCGCTCGGCCGCGCGCCGGATGGTCGGCCTCAGCCAAGCGCATGCGCGAGCGCGGCGAGGATCGGCTAGTCGCGCCGGTACCAGCGACAAAATTCGACGAGGAAGAATGGCGGTGGCGCTAG
- a CDS encoding type II toxin-antitoxin system PemK/MazF family toxin has translation MAVALAQTPARGEVYLVQLDPTRGVEIRKTRPCIVISPNELNQHLRTVIVAPLTTQSHAYPWRPRCRFQGKAGYVVIDQLRTVDVQRLTKRLGQIPQNTLTTILNVLHEMFAF, from the coding sequence ATGGCGGTGGCGCTAGCTCAAACACCCGCACGCGGCGAAGTCTATTTAGTTCAGCTCGATCCAACGCGTGGAGTAGAGATCCGGAAAACCAGACCCTGCATCGTCATCTCACCCAATGAACTAAATCAACACCTGCGCACAGTAATTGTCGCGCCTTTGACCACGCAGAGTCACGCCTATCCGTGGCGCCCACGCTGCCGATTTCAGGGCAAAGCCGGTTATGTTGTCATCGATCAGCTTCGTACCGTCGACGTCCAACGCTTGACCAAACGACTGGGACAAATTCCGCAAAACACGCTTACTACGATACTGAACGTACTCCACGAGATGTTTGCATTTTAA